The Mercurialis annua linkage group LG2, ddMerAnnu1.2, whole genome shotgun sequence genome contains a region encoding:
- the LOC126668537 gene encoding uncharacterized protein LOC126668537: MRNFKEAVEAYELFEARGLENETTGWGSRESGIIKENLDRFLINEEWFLLYPNHVAFSLGFGGSDYAPIITCHNKKRVTRSPRRRIRFEELWTISEDFQNIVKEEWQKVPLQGSTQLLPQILKSCAKTF, encoded by the coding sequence ATGAGAAACTTCAAGGAAGCAGTTGAAGCATATGAGTTGTTTGAAGCAAGAGGTTTGGAGAATGAAACTACCGGGTGGGGGAGCAGAGAATCTGGCATCATTAAGGAAAATCTTGATAGATTCCTAATTAATGAGGAATGGTTTTTGCTCTACCCAAACCATGTGGCTTTCAGTCTTGGTTTTGGGGGATCTGACTATGCTCCAATTATCACTTGTCACAATAAAAAGAGAGTGACCAGGAGCCCTAGAAGGAGAATTCGCTTCGAGGAATTATGGACTATCAGCGAGGACTTCCAAAACATAGTTAAGGAAGAATGGCAAAAGGTTCCTCTTCAAGGCAGTACTCAACTCCTTCCTCAAATTCTGAAGAGTTGTgcaaaaactttttaa